A portion of the Chryseobacterium tructae genome contains these proteins:
- a CDS encoding pyridoxamine 5'-phosphate oxidase family protein — MNTTHTEKKAKPVAPKVKELIERSKSVILATVDAEGTPNSSYAPFVQVDNVFYILVSFMARHTKNLSEGRKTSIMFIEDESATKQIYARERLTIEATTSQIERDSETWNNVVVKLKETHGKVVDIISEMGDFILIALQPTKGSYVNGFGSAYFVDANLEIVEHRNDANHQAK; from the coding sequence ATGAATACGACTCATACAGAGAAAAAAGCAAAACCTGTTGCGCCTAAAGTAAAGGAGCTGATTGAAAGATCTAAAAGTGTAATTCTTGCTACTGTAGATGCAGAAGGAACTCCCAATTCCAGTTATGCACCTTTTGTACAGGTGGATAATGTATTTTATATTCTTGTTTCTTTTATGGCAAGACATACTAAAAACCTTTCTGAAGGAAGAAAAACTTCAATCATGTTTATAGAAGACGAATCGGCTACGAAACAGATCTATGCCCGTGAACGTTTAACGATAGAAGCAACTACTTCTCAGATTGAAAGAGACTCAGAAACATGGAATAATGTTGTTGTAAAACTAAAAGAAACTCACGGAAAAGTAGTGGATATCATTTCGGAGATGGGTGATTTTATCTTAATTGCTTTACAACCTACAAAAGGATCTTATGTGAACGGATTCGGAAGCGCTTATTTTGTAGATGCCAATCTGGAAATTGTAGAGCATAGAAATGATGCGAATCATCAGGCAAAATAA
- a CDS encoding 4'-phosphopantetheinyl transferase family protein encodes MPLYRDFSDDNATILVWKYDESEELDINELLEPENAEKVKDYHPKKLLEVLMVRKLLKGLKPDSKILYKEREPFLSPYDAEISITHSYPFAAIAISKNKIGIDIEKFNPKILRVIDKFTYENERGFIPEDKADTFYTIIWSVKESMYKIHHSKYWSLKKNYEVKPFELKHLHKISCRVYDEQFSDEFKARVEFFDDYCFTIVEE; translated from the coding sequence ATGCCCCTTTACCGCGATTTTTCAGATGATAATGCTACAATCCTTGTTTGGAAGTATGATGAAAGTGAAGAACTTGATATCAATGAACTTCTGGAACCGGAAAATGCAGAAAAAGTAAAGGATTACCATCCTAAAAAGCTCTTGGAAGTACTGATGGTTCGCAAGCTTCTGAAAGGCTTAAAACCGGATTCTAAGATTTTATACAAAGAAAGAGAACCTTTTCTTTCTCCATACGACGCAGAGATTTCCATTACCCATTCTTACCCTTTTGCAGCTATTGCTATTTCTAAAAATAAAATAGGAATAGACATTGAAAAATTCAATCCTAAGATTTTAAGGGTCATTGATAAATTTACCTATGAAAATGAAAGAGGGTTTATTCCTGAAGATAAAGCTGATACTTTTTACACCATTATCTGGAGCGTAAAAGAAAGCATGTATAAGATTCATCATTCCAAATACTGGTCTCTAAAGAAAAATTACGAGGTAAAACCTTTTGAGCTGAAACACCTTCATAAGATCAGCTGTCGTGTATATGACGAGCAGTTCTCAGATGAATTTAAAGCCAGAGTAGAATTTTTTGATGACTACTGCTTTACCATTGTTGAGGAATAA
- a CDS encoding FUSC family protein, translating to MFNLELELKNLNYNYFELRNKQLSPDSLENFMVLRQILMRINEITKEINEIYKVFSQDVKLAKSLSTGLDLKKFMPNEPKLNSKVLRNNISLSSSHFRHAIRITTALLVGYLFSMFDFLGLGHTYWILITITAILKPAYSITKQRNLLRLYGTVTGATIAYIILHFIHINSVLLAILLISMIMCFSFLKGKYFWAVLFMTIYIFLSFNFLNPGKVDVIFKDRVVDTAIAGIIAFAVSYIVLPVWEHTQNLDLMKKSAADNLIYFQSVMSKFLQGNFDIEDYKVKRKNAIISLANLSDNFQRMISDPKNQQKKLEVVHQFVATSHLITAYTASLSQYSKNNEQYPEIDAESWSRKIEAEMQQTSTLLNGNDITETLRMESRLEPEDSSIEDMLMKRKTEIEENDIVDRRDPDKISHLTELKNIHDILELIYDVAKEQRKVIEKYRAEKVEES from the coding sequence ATGTTTAATCTTGAATTGGAATTAAAGAATCTTAATTATAATTACTTCGAACTTAGAAATAAACAACTATCTCCTGACAGTTTAGAGAACTTCATGGTTCTGCGTCAGATCCTGATGCGCATCAATGAAATCACCAAGGAGATCAATGAGATTTATAAAGTATTTTCACAGGATGTAAAGTTGGCAAAAAGTTTATCCACGGGATTAGACTTAAAGAAGTTCATGCCTAATGAACCAAAACTTAACTCTAAGGTTTTAAGAAATAATATTTCATTATCCTCTTCGCATTTCCGCCATGCCATAAGAATTACCACGGCCTTGTTGGTAGGATATCTTTTTTCCATGTTTGATTTTCTGGGATTAGGGCATACCTATTGGATCTTAATTACCATCACCGCTATATTAAAACCTGCCTACTCCATTACCAAGCAGAGAAATCTCCTTCGTCTCTATGGAACCGTTACAGGAGCAACAATTGCCTATATTATATTGCATTTTATACATATCAATAGTGTCTTACTTGCCATTCTCCTGATCAGTATGATTATGTGTTTCAGTTTCCTGAAAGGAAAGTATTTTTGGGCAGTCCTCTTTATGACAATTTATATTTTTCTGAGTTTTAATTTTTTAAATCCCGGAAAAGTAGATGTTATTTTTAAAGACAGAGTTGTAGATACTGCTATTGCCGGGATTATAGCATTTGCCGTCTCTTATATTGTATTGCCTGTTTGGGAACATACACAGAACCTGGATCTGATGAAAAAATCTGCTGCGGATAACCTTATCTATTTCCAGAGTGTAATGTCTAAGTTCCTGCAGGGAAATTTCGATATTGAAGATTATAAAGTAAAACGAAAAAATGCCATCATTTCATTGGCTAACCTTTCGGATAATTTCCAGCGAATGATTTCGGATCCTAAAAACCAACAGAAAAAATTAGAGGTCGTCCATCAGTTTGTAGCAACATCACATCTTATTACGGCTTATACCGCTTCTCTTTCTCAATACTCTAAAAATAACGAGCAATATCCTGAAATTGATGCAGAAAGCTGGAGCCGAAAAATAGAGGCAGAAATGCAGCAAACCTCAACTCTATTAAACGGAAACGACATCACCGAAACGCTTAGAATGGAAAGCCGTTTAGAGCCTGAAGATTCGTCTATTGAGGATATGCTGATGAAAAGAAAAACCGAGATTGAGGAAAATGATATTGTTGATCGAAGAGATCCTGATAAAATTTCGCATTTAACAGAGCTGAAAAACATCCACGATATTCTGGAACTGATTTATGATGTTGCCAAAGAACAACGAAAGGTCATCGAAAAATACAGAGCTGAAAAAGTAGAAGAATCATAA
- a CDS encoding FUSC family membrane protein codes for MAFAICCFVFVALIASLVMDFKIFVLLEIIVFGMFFSLIGVYGQRLAAVGSLSLVVLAIFIDGHLTGADIFKSLLIFACGCIWFLLIFLVVTTIRPYKLAGQMIGENYLQLAEFLKIKANYYQKNPDFDKLTTQVIAKQIEIKNLQEDTRETVFKTRTIVNESTTTSRLLMLMFLNSMDLHEKLMTSESDYQKLQQSFEDSMILVHIHDYLNL; via the coding sequence TTGGCATTCGCTATTTGCTGCTTTGTCTTTGTGGCATTGATAGCAAGTCTGGTGATGGACTTTAAAATATTTGTTCTTCTGGAGATCATTGTCTTTGGAATGTTCTTCTCTTTAATTGGAGTATATGGTCAACGACTGGCAGCAGTAGGCTCATTATCGCTGGTGGTACTTGCCATCTTCATTGACGGACATCTTACAGGAGCTGATATTTTTAAAAGCTTACTGATATTTGCCTGCGGATGTATCTGGTTTCTATTGATATTCCTTGTGGTTACAACCATCCGTCCTTACAAACTGGCCGGTCAGATGATTGGAGAAAACTACCTTCAATTGGCAGAATTTTTAAAGATTAAAGCTAATTATTACCAGAAGAATCCGGATTTCGACAAACTTACGACTCAGGTTATTGCCAAGCAGATTGAAATAAAAAACCTGCAGGAAGATACCCGAGAAACGGTTTTTAAAACCAGAACCATCGTCAATGAATCTACGACGACTAGCCGTTTATTGATGTTGATGTTTCTTAATTCTATGGATCTTCATGAAAAGCTGATGACTTCTGAAAGTGATTATCAGAAACTACAGCAAAGCTTTGAAGACAGTATGATTCTGGTACACATCCATGATTATCTTAATCTTTAG
- the porU gene encoding type IX secretion system sortase PorU, translated as MRRKITLLSLIAFASTLYAQRNTIEWNGSKIQDFGDTKLNLPNFKNEGFSFSQNNVFIVTKQKIGERELKISDLAWDGVSNQDLYELNKGSLPDHDIAEVTYYTLDGERYASISVGLFKYTNGRVQRLSSFNVSETSTPINTFKSVNKIGTTGNPLASGSFYKIKVDKSGVFKITAQFLRDNGINPSSVNPKNMRIYGNGGVMLPEFNQDARYSSLQENAIQVVGEDDGVWNDNDYALFYAQGPNGYNLYDTNNGNGFKRKESRTDTSNNLKNIYDDFSYYYINFDKGTGKRVGTVDGNLPAQMISRYDNYQVINNDQKNLLKVGRIWVEDAPFSTEKVITLTTNSPMQPTDVIKYRSQVIGYRSQQNSIDIKINDLNPFHDSVPTDEATYQYNFYPMRYNGVITNQTGNQIVLKYNPDISKNPNGAFYFDYVEVQYKENLSFNGSQMNFRDFSIASGSNTEYGFSISNASSIEQVWDVTDITNANRRVNKAGAGSFNFAYTAADQNFNNEFVAFRADAAFTPQFVGRIANQNLSAINNIDYLILTVPELMGQAQRLANYHQTKNNYKVEIVDVNKVYEEFGSGSKDLTAVRDFVTKLNTPQGRLKYVFILGDTSYDYKNRVPNNNNIVTSYQSEHSADYIQSFVTDDYIVMTQPQNAPNIIYNLPDLPVGRIPATNNTEAANMIDKTLAYYNALPGQSSPFGDWRMKLDFVVDDNAEGDGPFHDVMNKSLVNIFEQPGVQTLKEYNVRKLYQDAFTVQSTAAGPRYPQVNQAISNSIGNSLYLFYFGHGGINGWAQERVLTTTEIQNSNNFSNVYSRFPLVSTITCEFTLWDEPATNSAGEQFMKLKQGGPATMITSSRAISIDYGRNFTDTFTKNIFKLTSDDFNTLGYSHLNAKKETGVNPNHFRVNVLGDPAMKLSRPQRLLAIDNIETPVPGLIRGLDFVKIKGHINNPNGTLNSTFNGRVSINIFDKRLNKKTLNNNNWSFPVLNYTEEGSAIVKASGTAVNGVFTAEFYVPKDINYAVGEGRILGYADNKVTDVFNNQSVQVGDINPNGINDNQPPKVKLYMNNTNFADGGITNQNPMLLACLTDDTGINSTGSGVGHDITVYLDGQVINTVILNDFYAPGEGNGCLNPSLAEYQKGNVTYPFRNLAIGQHQLTFKVWDINNNSSTATLNFEVKDEADQHLTINRPLNWPNPFTNKTYVQFEHNCDDILDVNVQIYTITGRLVKTLSQAVVAEPFLQGFRTPRQAIEWDGRDDFGATVAKGTYIFKIFAKSQNQEKCKGSATAVEKMVLLK; from the coding sequence ATGAGACGAAAAATCACGCTTTTATCTTTAATCGCTTTTGCATCAACACTTTACGCTCAAAGAAACACCATAGAATGGAATGGTTCTAAAATTCAAGATTTTGGCGACACAAAATTAAATCTTCCTAATTTTAAAAATGAAGGTTTTTCTTTCAGCCAAAATAATGTTTTTATAGTAACAAAGCAAAAAATCGGAGAGAGGGAGCTAAAAATTTCTGACCTTGCCTGGGACGGAGTTTCCAATCAGGATTTATATGAACTAAACAAGGGAAGCCTTCCCGATCATGACATTGCAGAGGTAACCTATTATACCTTGGATGGAGAAAGATATGCAAGTATCAGTGTAGGGTTATTTAAATATACCAATGGACGTGTTCAGCGATTATCTTCGTTTAATGTTTCTGAGACTTCTACTCCTATCAATACTTTTAAAAGTGTCAATAAAATAGGAACTACGGGCAATCCTCTTGCCAGCGGAAGCTTTTACAAAATAAAGGTAGACAAATCCGGGGTCTTTAAAATTACAGCTCAGTTTCTAAGAGATAATGGAATTAACCCTTCTTCTGTCAATCCAAAAAATATGAGGATCTATGGAAATGGAGGAGTTATGCTTCCTGAATTCAATCAGGATGCACGATACAGTTCTTTACAGGAAAATGCTATACAGGTAGTAGGTGAAGATGACGGAGTATGGAATGATAACGACTATGCTTTATTCTATGCACAGGGTCCTAATGGATACAACCTTTATGATACCAACAATGGAAATGGTTTCAAAAGAAAAGAGTCAAGAACAGATACAAGCAATAACCTTAAAAATATATATGATGATTTTTCCTATTACTATATCAATTTTGATAAAGGGACAGGAAAAAGAGTAGGTACTGTAGATGGAAATTTACCTGCCCAAATGATTAGCAGGTATGACAACTATCAAGTGATCAACAATGATCAGAAAAATTTATTAAAAGTAGGTAGGATATGGGTAGAAGATGCTCCTTTCAGTACTGAAAAGGTAATTACCCTTACTACTAATTCTCCTATGCAGCCTACTGATGTCATAAAATACAGATCACAGGTAATAGGATACAGATCACAGCAAAACTCTATTGATATTAAGATCAATGATCTTAATCCGTTTCATGATAGTGTTCCTACTGATGAGGCAACGTATCAGTACAATTTCTATCCGATGAGATATAACGGGGTTATTACCAATCAGACTGGAAATCAAATTGTATTAAAATATAATCCGGATATTTCTAAAAACCCTAATGGGGCATTCTACTTTGATTACGTTGAAGTACAGTATAAAGAGAATCTTTCTTTCAATGGCAGTCAAATGAATTTCAGAGATTTTTCTATTGCCAGTGGAAGTAATACAGAGTATGGCTTCAGTATTTCCAATGCATCTTCTATAGAACAGGTATGGGATGTTACAGATATTACCAATGCTAACAGAAGGGTGAATAAAGCTGGTGCAGGCTCTTTCAATTTTGCCTATACAGCTGCTGATCAGAATTTCAATAATGAATTTGTAGCTTTCCGTGCTGATGCTGCTTTTACGCCTCAATTTGTAGGAAGAATTGCAAATCAGAATCTTTCTGCCATCAACAATATAGATTATCTTATTCTTACTGTACCTGAATTGATGGGGCAAGCACAAAGACTCGCCAATTATCATCAGACAAAAAACAATTATAAAGTAGAAATTGTAGATGTTAATAAGGTCTATGAAGAATTCGGAAGCGGAAGTAAAGATCTTACTGCAGTTAGAGATTTTGTTACAAAATTAAATACTCCTCAGGGCAGACTTAAATATGTATTCATATTAGGGGATACTTCTTATGATTATAAGAATAGGGTTCCCAACAATAACAATATTGTTACCTCTTATCAAAGTGAGCATTCAGCAGATTATATACAATCCTTCGTTACGGATGACTATATTGTTATGACTCAACCCCAAAATGCGCCTAATATCATATACAATCTACCAGATTTGCCTGTGGGAAGAATTCCTGCGACCAATAATACGGAGGCAGCCAACATGATAGATAAAACTCTGGCTTATTACAATGCTCTTCCGGGGCAATCTAGCCCTTTTGGAGACTGGAGAATGAAGCTAGATTTTGTGGTGGATGACAACGCAGAAGGTGATGGTCCTTTCCATGATGTCATGAACAAATCATTGGTCAATATATTTGAACAACCGGGTGTACAGACTCTGAAAGAATACAATGTAAGAAAACTGTATCAGGATGCCTTTACGGTACAAAGTACAGCAGCAGGCCCAAGATATCCACAAGTGAATCAAGCGATCTCTAATAGTATTGGGAATAGTTTGTATTTGTTCTATTTTGGACATGGGGGAATCAACGGCTGGGCTCAGGAAAGAGTCTTAACTACCACTGAGATTCAGAATTCTAATAATTTTTCTAACGTATACAGCAGATTCCCATTAGTATCTACAATAACTTGTGAATTTACACTTTGGGATGAGCCTGCTACCAATTCTGCAGGTGAGCAGTTTATGAAACTAAAACAGGGAGGTCCTGCAACCATGATTACTTCCAGCCGTGCCATAAGTATTGATTATGGACGTAATTTCACCGATACTTTTACCAAAAATATTTTTAAATTAACGAGTGATGATTTTAATACTTTAGGGTATTCTCATTTAAACGCGAAAAAAGAAACAGGAGTTAATCCAAACCATTTTAGAGTAAATGTACTGGGAGATCCGGCGATGAAACTGAGCAGACCACAAAGATTATTAGCCATTGATAACATTGAAACACCTGTTCCGGGATTAATCAGAGGTCTCGATTTTGTTAAAATAAAAGGACATATCAATAATCCTAACGGAACTTTGAATAGCACCTTCAACGGCAGAGTTTCTATTAATATTTTTGATAAAAGATTAAATAAAAAAACACTCAACAACAACAATTGGTCATTCCCTGTACTCAATTATACTGAGGAAGGAAGCGCTATCGTAAAAGCTTCCGGAACAGCAGTAAACGGAGTTTTCACTGCAGAATTCTATGTACCGAAAGATATCAATTATGCTGTGGGTGAAGGAAGAATACTTGGATATGCAGACAATAAGGTAACTGATGTATTCAATAACCAGTCTGTACAGGTTGGGGACATCAATCCTAATGGTATTAATGACAATCAGCCACCAAAAGTGAAACTGTATATGAACAATACCAATTTTGCCGATGGCGGGATCACCAATCAAAATCCAATGCTTTTGGCATGTCTTACGGATGATACAGGAATAAACTCTACAGGATCAGGTGTAGGTCATGATATTACCGTATACTTAGACGGTCAGGTAATCAATACTGTTATCCTTAATGATTTTTATGCTCCGGGAGAGGGAAATGGATGTTTAAATCCAAGTCTTGCTGAGTATCAAAAAGGAAATGTCACCTATCCTTTCAGAAACCTTGCCATCGGACAACACCAATTAACATTTAAAGTTTGGGATATAAACAATAATTCGTCTACTGCTACGTTAAATTTTGAAGTTAAGGATGAAGCAGACCAGCATCTGACGATCAACCGTCCGTTGAACTGGCCTAATCCATTCACCAATAAAACATATGTTCAGTTTGAACACAATTGTGATGATATCCTGGATGTGAATGTACAGATCTATACCATAACGGGAAGATTGGTAAAAACGCTATCTCAGGCAGTAGTAGCAGAGCCATTTTTGCAAGGCTTCAGAACTCCTCGCCAGGCTATAGAATGGGATGGTAGAGATGATTTTGGAGCTACTGTAGCAAAAGGTACATATATTTTTAAGATATTTGCAAAAAGTCAAAACCAAGAAAAATGCAAAGGAAGCGCTACTGCTGTGGAAAAAATGGTACTTTTGAAATAA
- a CDS encoding UDP-N-acetylmuramoyl-tripeptide--D-alanyl-D-alanine ligase produces the protein MNIEQFYPLFLQADKVTIDSRKIARNDIFFAFSGDNFNAATLAEKAIDEGALAVIVEQSEFENKDKNIFYVPSTLEFLQQLAIYHRSHLNIPFIGLTGSNGKTTTKELIHAVLSEKFNVQYTYGNLNNHIGVPLTILSIKPEHEMAVIEMGANHQKEIEFLCTISQPDFGYITNFGKAHLEGFGGFEGVIKGKSELYDYLKENHQTIIVNENDPVQVEKTENYSPKITFGKGESDYTFESFSEDHFVGLMYKGEKTVSKLTGEYNFTNLCAAASLGLHFGISFEKIKHAVEQYTPTNMRSQVVKKENKTLVLDTYNANPSSMTASLHNFITFEGRKTIIIGDMLELGDESVKEHQNILELAKMLGFDTIITVGKHFKGVNSSDLAFENTTELTEYLKQHKIQSENILLKGSRGIALEKVIDFI, from the coding sequence ATGAATATAGAACAGTTTTATCCTTTATTTTTACAGGCTGATAAAGTAACAATCGATAGCCGAAAAATAGCCAGAAATGATATCTTTTTTGCCTTTTCCGGTGATAATTTTAATGCGGCAACGTTAGCAGAAAAAGCCATTGACGAAGGTGCGCTGGCTGTCATTGTTGAACAGTCCGAATTTGAAAATAAGGATAAGAATATTTTCTATGTCCCGTCTACTCTTGAATTCCTGCAGCAATTAGCCATCTACCATAGAAGCCATCTTAATATTCCTTTTATTGGTCTTACAGGAAGCAATGGCAAGACAACAACAAAGGAGCTTATTCATGCTGTCCTTTCAGAAAAGTTTAATGTTCAGTACACCTATGGAAATCTGAATAATCATATTGGAGTTCCGTTAACGATTCTTTCCATCAAACCTGAGCACGAAATGGCTGTTATTGAGATGGGAGCCAATCATCAGAAAGAAATAGAATTCCTTTGTACCATTTCACAACCTGATTTCGGATATATTACCAATTTTGGGAAAGCGCATTTGGAAGGTTTTGGCGGTTTTGAAGGAGTGATTAAAGGAAAATCTGAACTATACGATTATCTTAAAGAAAATCATCAGACCATTATCGTTAATGAAAATGATCCTGTTCAGGTTGAAAAAACTGAAAATTATTCTCCTAAGATCACGTTTGGAAAAGGAGAGTCGGATTATACTTTTGAATCCTTCTCAGAAGATCATTTTGTGGGTTTAATGTATAAAGGAGAAAAGACGGTATCTAAACTTACCGGGGAGTATAACTTTACCAATCTTTGTGCAGCGGCAAGTCTTGGGCTTCATTTTGGAATCAGCTTTGAAAAAATAAAGCATGCAGTAGAGCAATATACACCTACTAATATGCGATCGCAGGTGGTGAAAAAAGAGAACAAAACATTGGTGCTCGATACATACAATGCTAATCCAAGTTCGATGACCGCTTCATTACATAACTTTATCACGTTTGAGGGTCGTAAAACGATTATCATTGGTGATATGCTAGAATTGGGGGATGAGAGTGTGAAAGAGCATCAAAACATCTTAGAATTAGCTAAAATGCTTGGATTTGATACCATTATTACTGTTGGAAAACATTTTAAAGGAGTCAATTCATCAGATCTTGCCTTTGAAAATACAACTGAGCTGACTGAATACCTGAAACAACATAAAATTCAGTCAGAAAATATACTATTGAAAGGATCTAGAGGAATCGCACTGGAAAAGGTAATCGATTTTATTTAG
- a CDS encoding NUDIX hydrolase — translation MYKVFVNEKKLLISKHPEELEKKLGYESFTTLEIALDLLENTSVNELNVYGENIDEIWQEFQKLFRIIEAAGGLVLKPEGEMLFIRRLGKWDLPKGKMEKGESREESAVREIEEETGLRDVELVQFINTTYHIYIERNGEKILKCTHWLK, via the coding sequence ATGTATAAAGTTTTTGTGAACGAAAAAAAATTATTGATATCTAAACATCCCGAAGAGCTTGAAAAAAAATTGGGGTATGAAAGTTTCACGACTTTAGAGATTGCATTAGATCTTTTAGAGAATACTTCTGTAAACGAACTTAATGTTTATGGAGAGAATATTGACGAAATCTGGCAGGAATTTCAAAAACTGTTTAGAATCATAGAAGCAGCCGGAGGGCTTGTTCTTAAACCTGAAGGTGAAATGCTTTTCATCAGAAGGTTAGGAAAATGGGATCTTCCAAAGGGAAAAATGGAGAAAGGAGAATCCAGAGAAGAATCTGCGGTAAGAGAAATTGAAGAAGAAACTGGGTTAAGGGATGTAGAGCTGGTACAGTTTATCAATACCACTTATCATATTTACATCGAAAGAAACGGCGAGAAAATCCTGAAATGTACCCATTGGTTGAAATGA
- a CDS encoding SRPBCC family protein, with product MNLEGRKIIVNKSSKELSELLKTPENYKDFMPDGLQKFETKDNGFKFGLQGMPEIALKIDEVNDQKAILKSASSSLDFSLTATLNPINENQTEVQMLFEGKFNPFIKMMVEKPLQNFINTLTDKIEAYK from the coding sequence ATGAATTTAGAAGGACGAAAAATTATTGTCAATAAATCATCTAAGGAGTTAAGTGAATTGCTGAAAACTCCTGAAAATTACAAAGATTTCATGCCGGATGGTCTTCAGAAATTTGAAACAAAAGATAATGGTTTTAAATTCGGATTACAAGGAATGCCTGAAATTGCACTGAAAATAGATGAGGTAAACGATCAAAAAGCCATATTGAAATCTGCAAGCTCAAGCCTTGATTTTTCATTAACAGCTACTTTAAACCCTATCAATGAAAACCAGACTGAAGTTCAGATGTTGTTTGAAGGAAAATTCAACCCATTCATCAAAATGATGGTAGAAAAGCCATTACAGAACTTTATCAATACATTGACAGATAAGATCGAAGCCTACAAATAA
- a CDS encoding AraC family transcriptional regulator, whose amino-acid sequence MAAVTKIKTYHFLPCKYGLELLLDIGRIETLNNYVLDNTLHQLSFYEIIFIEEGAGTFTLDENKISIAPQTIIFTSPGQVRCWEIQEKVKGYILFFEKDFLHLFFSDELFLYRFQYFHQYSSPTKIQLSEVQFGRCRDLLYEIQEEFGQLQNDSNHLIRSFLYQLLVILNRYYASVYNVQRDTSIHSDFYRFRSLLEKKFVNDRSVEAYSKMLNISPGFLNKICRQFSGLSAQQMIHYKLISEIKKQLYQNKSAKEISYDFGFSDPSNFNRFFKKLTGITPQQYRKNI is encoded by the coding sequence ATGGCAGCAGTCACAAAAATTAAAACGTATCACTTTCTCCCTTGTAAATATGGTCTGGAGCTGTTATTAGATATAGGACGTATCGAAACATTGAATAATTATGTCTTAGATAATACATTACATCAACTTAGTTTTTACGAAATTATTTTCATCGAAGAAGGAGCCGGAACTTTTACATTAGACGAAAATAAGATATCAATAGCCCCACAAACTATTATTTTTACAAGTCCCGGGCAAGTTCGATGTTGGGAAATTCAAGAAAAAGTTAAGGGTTATATTTTATTCTTTGAAAAAGATTTTCTTCACCTTTTTTTCTCGGATGAATTATTCTTGTATCGCTTTCAATACTTCCATCAGTATTCAAGTCCTACCAAAATTCAGTTATCAGAGGTACAATTTGGAAGATGCAGGGATCTTTTATATGAAATACAGGAAGAATTCGGGCAGCTTCAAAATGACAGCAATCATTTGATCAGATCGTTTCTCTATCAGTTACTGGTCATTCTCAACCGGTATTATGCAAGTGTTTACAATGTTCAAAGAGACACCTCTATTCATTCTGATTTTTATAGATTCCGATCTTTACTGGAAAAAAAATTTGTGAATGATCGAAGCGTTGAAGCTTATTCAAAAATGCTGAATATCAGCCCGGGATTCCTTAATAAAATCTGCAGACAGTTTAGTGGGTTATCTGCTCAGCAAATGATCCATTACAAATTGATTTCAGAAATAAAAAAACAGCTTTATCAAAATAAATCAGCGAAAGAGATTTCTTATGATTTCGGTTTTTCAGATCCTTCTAATTTTAATCGTTTCTTTAAAAAGCTTACAGGCATTACTCCGCAACAATACAGAAAGAATATATAA